cattttattcagACGTAAAATGAAAGTATTCtgtttcaaatatttggaaACAGAGTCTAGTATCACTCAGTCAGTAGATAATATGTCCCTAACCCCGTTATCGTCGTTGTTAGATAACTGCGATTCAGACGATATCCTTTTTGCTGATCGATATTACATTTCTTTACATGGCACTTTTGTAAAACTGAAGCTTAGTGACTGGACCGCTAAACATAAATTTCACTAAGTTTCTATGTTTTTGTATAcaattaatacaaaaattacTTTTGATAAATTAATGTTATTATCGAGGAATTTCAATTGAGCAAATTCAACTAAGAATCAGTTTGTTGTCTAGTCAGATAAGAACGACAGTTAGGAGTATGTGCCATAAACATGCTCGACTATACGGCCATACTTTGTAATGATAAATAGTATATCAAGCtcatttattaatttcaaattcaatgtatataaaaaatgtaattcaGGCCTAACATTATAatgcaaatgaaatttatttcgtAGCATTCGAAACTGAACCGATGATGAGCATCCAAACGATAAAACCGACCCTTACTCGCATAAAATATTTATCGGAAAGAGAGTGTTCGTATTATCCAACGGCGATACTTTACAGAGATTAGTAATAAACTTTTTTGAGTTGAAATCAAGGCACGAATCGAAAAGAAAACACCGATGAAAATCGTTTTAAGcttaaatttgatatttaccctgaatataattagtttttgatagAGAATCGAGGTGTGTATAGCTAAATCTAAATATTAAAAGCAGTTGTTGAACTGTTTGGCGCATAATCACTATCATTATCTTAGTTGAGTGTTAACGTTTTTTTATTACCCAATGTATCAACGGTTGTTTATCTCAGCATCGAAATTTTTATGggatatttaaataatttagaTCAATATTCTTTGGTGTTTCTACAATGATATATTATCACCACAGCCTCATTAatctttaaaattaaatttattttttttaatttttcattcctGCGCGAAAGCATATGTGAGGGAGGGTATATATAGTTCGCTGTAAAACAGGTATATtacttttaattaaatattaaacaaaatataaatgttaATGTTTTTGTACTGGCGgaagtttatttgaaaatagaaattcaaCAAGGTTATATAGCAGTAAGTTTCATTACGTTTCGGTGCTTTATTTCCAGTTTAAAtcgaaaatgagaaaaaatcaTTAATCTAAACACCTATCAATTACGGCTGCGATTTTCTTCGTTGATTTCCCTTTGCTTTAGCGCTGGATGAGTATTATTATCATCTCGATTCTCACTATTTCCAAGAAATCTAATGAAGTCGTCTAATGTGATCTTAAGTCTATGAACTTATTTCATATGATCATTTTCTGCGACAATTCATCATTGCATGACTTTAATCTTCACACGAACATAGTCAATCAATTTGACACgagtttttcatttattttgcagTTCATCGTAGAAAATTGATATGTTCATGTTCTTGCACTGATAGATTTGTTGGTGATTTATTAGGTTgtttgttcatatatttgaatatttagaatttttcaaatattcctcgGCAATTCATTTAAATtgtaattaatttaaatcaatccAATCAATCTTGTTGCACAATTACTAAATATATTGGATTTTCCTGCTAAAACAGATTGTCTTAGGCATGTAATGTTTATACCAAGATACAACACCCTTGGCCTCCATAGGTtagattatttttttgtttattccgTGAAATCCTTTTTGTAACAGTTTATGGACTATATTATTTCGAGtcaatattaacaatattttattttatatgtgCTGGCAGAATCTTAGTTCGTTTAGCATTTTTTCCAGTAGGGAAATCACGTTAAATTGTATAAAAGTCATTGATTTTTAtggaatatattaaattatcaaGAGTTAATAAAGTTATCTCACAACCTTCTATGTAAACGAGGAATCACGACGATCCCATGAAGTTTTTATCTTAAGGACAGAAATAGGTTAGGAATGAAAAAACGTCTGGAAATAACGCAGTCGTGACTACATAGCATTCACAGTTCGTATTTTATTAAGAAGTTGATCGACactattaaaaatttcatgaaattattCGATTTCCGTATATGGATTTTAAGTTATTCAAACCAGTGACAAAACTAGCATTTTTTCAAAAGGCTAGTTCAATATgtgcttattttaaattatttttggatGATGGAAATTGTATAATCAATACGCAAATGacaattttcataaattatataagaaaagaaatactaaaataaaCTGGAGAAACGTTAAAGtattattacaaatatttagACGGCTTggatatttaaaaacaattgaaGCACTAAGAAATTTTCTAAGATAATAatctatataataaatatatattatggtaTTGATCACGACACTCTGTAGTTCGGAATTATTTCCAAAACCTCCAGTATTTCCCTTTGAATGAAACTCATCAATTACAAAGAAATTGGAAGTTCATTCGGTCAAAAGTTGAACTTGGCGAATATATATGGAAATGTAAAGTCTATACTAATGaacaatttattattgatttccgaaaatagtgaaaaaaagAGGCATTTTGTAAATTCTGGCTTATAAATAATTATGGCTATattaattgcaaaaaataaGAAACCATCgagtttaattttaatatagGAAATAGAAACTATTTATCATTAGTACAGCAAAATGCATGCAGTGAgccaatatttattaataaaattgatgactTTATAGTTGGCAAATACGTGTAATTGGGCGGTAATTGGTTTGCGCCAAAAGCGTGCCTGACGTCCGACATATTTCAAACTGCGTCAAGCTTTACACGCAATTTCAACGACGCACTATAAGCTCGTAAATGGCGATATATAAAGATTCGATGAAGAAACACATTGGGttcatttgtttttatgaaatattttccattcAAAAAGTTCTTTTGGAAACATTTCAGAAACAATCGAAAACTTCACTCAATGTGCGGATGTGAACTATGAGTGACAGACTAAAAATAGTAAGGTTTATTTTACCATACACCATTATGTTCAGGAGATATTAGTAGATAGTGTTTAAAAAGTTTGCTTTTCAAAAAGTAGTGTTTAGTTAAAGTTATACCACGGTTATAATATATGGATGGTATAGTTACATGTCGTTAATAAACATTGCTTTACATTGTAAAGATAAATAAGATATATGCCACGTATACATTAGTCACTTGTATCAAAACTCAATTTTAAATCTAAACCAAAAAGACAGAAAGAACCTGGACAACAACTCCATGCTACAtattacaaataataaaatgtattttgacGAATATCTACAAGAGAAACTCGCATCGAATTTTTGTGtttcgttatttttatttttcaaacgatTTTATTTCCAGATGATATTACATTATCGTGAATACTGAAATATGAGATTAATAACTTTGTACTTAGCTTTTCCATTTATACTTGTGGTGTTTGCTGTTGTAACTGAGGGCAACAAGAACGAAACCTGTGTACCAACACCCGGTGAGCAATTTAATGTTTCAAAATAATGTATACTTCAATATGTTAGAATACGTAACGCAGTCTCCCCATTACTTGGCATCACATTAGTTGTACAGTCGTATTTTAGTCATTAGCGAAGTTGAATTAGATGAGCATCGGCTAGTTTCAATCGTTACAACCAACCATTTGAAgggatttattttttttctttatcgGATTTTGAACGGTATCGTCATTGATAGAGTCAGGCTCGAAGTTACATGGAATGGGAGTCCGAGTCACAAATGGAAAATGCCCAATTCAAGACTATACTTCATACTGAGAGTTGTGAGAATATCGACTGATTTATATATGATTTTGTTTCTCCAGGTTCGAAGTATGTATTTTGCGGTCAGATGAGAAAGACACCCAAGAAGGCGCGAGAAATATGTAAAAGAATTGGAGGCAATCTGGCAAGTATAAATTCTGACGACGATCAGAGAGATGTGGAAAAAGCAATGGGATCAAAACCAAATTGTGATAAGTAAGGTTTTTAGATCAAAAGTTATAATGAAACATATTATTGAATTTAATCTGAGATGAGAAGTCGTCTTATTTTCTTTCAAGTTTGTCTTCTTGTTTCAATGTCTGTTTTGATATGATGAATGCTCATGATGAACTACTGAAATGAATCCATTTTGGATGGTTTGACTGGCAAATGGTTTTAAATATAAAGCGGTTATATGCTGCAATATGCGAAACGattgttgttttttgtaaaaatacagtTATAAATTAAGAAATACTGATATATTTCATTTGCATTGTTTGAGACAACACCTTCTTCTGAATCACTTCACTTGAAAAGCAGAAATTTCGATTAAAATGGCTGATCGTTATCTACTGTAGCCGctatataatcaaatacaaattttattcagACTTGGCGGTGGTTCGCGCGACCTCGTATATATTGGCCTAAGCGACAGAGAAGACGATGGTAAATGGATATGGGAAAATGGGAAACCTTTGCTGAAAACCGGATTTACAAATTGGTTCAAACAGACCGGATTTTGTAAACAGCAACCAAACGGGAACTGTGTGAGAGGTGGAAAAATCATTCCCGATCAAGATTACACCGCAATACAACGTTGTGAAGGAATTTCGTATGGACGTTGGTTTGACGTAATCGGCGATAGAGCACATGCATTTATATGTGAAATTACGGGTGTGTTCAATGTTTTCTTCATAAGAAGATGgtgttttatatatatgtatatatttctaGGAAACGTAAACTGAAGCACATAAGATTATGATTCCCCGATCTCTCGCATCGACCTAAACTTCGCAGTCAAAAGGaactaaaatttatattatatgtatGGAATTGTCGATATTAATTCTCGCATAGCTCATTAACTTAatattatatatcaatatatatatttagtaatttttataagaaaaagttttattttctcGTCACAGAACATAGCAAAAATGACAATAAAGCAGgatatgatattttttcaacaactgAACCACAAACTCAATCACGTTATTTTCAAAGTTCTGGAACTATGTCCAGATCATATGAGACATCAGTCAGCGTTAGATATTTTAATCATACTAAAGAATCCAGCATCCCTCTTTATGTTTCACCGACAACTTCTCAACAAACAAAGAAATCaggtaataaaatattatctgtatatattgaaatttaccATGACAAAATATCTAACTTAGTACTCAGTATTCAACAAATTGTACTGTTTGTATCGTTCTAATATTTAACGTTTACTAGTTCCAATGGGATCTATTGGTGTAAAGTTCATTTTTTGAAGTGAGCCAACtaataaaaaactgaaatatcTTCTGAATACCAGTGGTATTATTCCTCTGGTATCATATTAATCTACTGAGAGGTGCGGCGATAGGAATCCATTATATCGAGAACAAACAGAACACATCAAATGCAATcgaataaatagaaaaatatgaataaatagaaaatttctGTATCACTGTAACATGATTATGTTCAGCATTTCAAATGGGTGCCGATAACAGAAGAAATTTAGAAACAACAAGCGTAATAATCGATCAAAAACCAAGAGACGCAGAAGATAGAAAATTGAATAGCAGACCAAACGTTGCCTCTACACATGACATGCCGGTCTCTGGAAGATCGTCTCCTGACCATATAAGCCCAACTACttatttctcaaaaattgatGATGAAAAAGGTTTGatggacaaatttttttttctttttgataaaatatacaacatatgaaattctcaaatattttaacatgttttttttttttatatttagtatttGAAGTCAGTTATAGAaggattttaaattttgataactCGAAAACTTCCATCGATAAAAGAACAGATGCTACACCCGGAAGTTCTGTAaagaattcaaaaaattcaGTGGAAAGCGGAAATAGTTTTGAATCATCGTCTACTACCGCCAGTACCCAGCAAACGACCTCTTTTGGTGAAACTAACAATGAAGGTGccattcattttttaaatatatatcgatataaaatgtcatttttttttttgataaaatatacaacatacggaattctcaaatatttcaacatatttcttttttatatttagtaaCTGGAGTCGGTAATAGAAGgattataatttttgataacTCAAAAACTTCCATCGATAAAAAAACAGATGCTACACCCAGAAGTTCtgtacaaaattcaaaaaattcagtGGAAAGCggaaataattttgaatcatCGTCTACTACCGTCAGTACCCGGCAAACGACCTCTTTTAGTGAAACCAACAATGAAGGTGccattcattttttaaatatatatcgatATAAAATGTCGATTTCAAACAATGTATTTTGATAGTCTTTTTTTACTTTTCTGCGCACTtctctattttatatttttaaaattcattgaaaataaatttagtttcattGTTTCAGTGACAAATATTGAATAGCCTCATGTAATTCCCTCATGAATATTCTATTTTCGGAAACAAGGATTTCTATTATTTTAGCGTCATGTCACTAACTAACAGGGCGtaaacttttaaaatataaaattcccTCGAAATGATGGCAGACATATACTATAATAAGGATAAATTACGTAAAGAATTATTTATCTATTTCCCCTGGCTCGTTTAGAACCTCCACCAAGTGGGGGTCACAAAACGTAACGTTGGAAACATCACGAAATACAAATTGTGACATCAAAATACCAGGAAAATGCGAGCAAAAGCCCAACGCCTCGTTGCATACCCAAGATCAACCGCCCAGTAaccatatttttcattttacagaaACTAAACAACCTGATAACGCGATACAattttctactcctaatgtagGAAATACTGAACAAGCAGGAGGTGACAGTCATGTTGGAAAATCTGAAGGATCAGTGGAAGACATGTTGGAGTGCCTCATCCTGAGCTTACAGACTGATGAAATGTCCAGAGATCTTTTCAGCAAAAGATGCCCTGGGTCATCCACTCGATTCATATTGAATTCAAATCCTATTGAAATTTTCGAAGAAACTGTTGCCCTCCCGTTTGCTAAATTGATAATGAAAAGCAATATCAATAGCCCAATCAGCGCTAAAACACCAGGAATAGACATGACAATAACTCCTGTACGTCAGATGCAGAGATCATCAGATTTACACGTCAGTTTTACATCAGAGGAAAGTTGCAAAACTTGCGATTCAGTAACGGTGGATGGAAGCGATTTCTACCAAGAAGATCGCAGCGCCGTCCTGGTGAGCGCCATACTAAAAAAGAATTTGCTGAAGTCTAGCGGTGTTTATGATTATAAATACGTCAAAGAAAAGGGTAAAAGAAATTCTTACTACAACACCGCAGATTTTTTTGAAGAATCTACTTCTGTTATGTCTGTTACCCTTTTTGTGAGCAACAAAACGAAAGACGGAGATTCTGTATCGCCCCTTAGTGTGTCAACTTCTATGGTGTTTGACATAAGAAACGACACTTCTGAAGTTTTGTTTCAAAATCAGGGAAGACAGGTGATCAGTGCGAATCGTAAATGTGTGTTTTATAGCAATGCAGAAAAAGCTTGGTCAGATTATGGATGTACAACAATATATTCCAACGACGGAGGGGTGCGTTGTGAAAGTAACCACACAACAATATTTGCGGTGATGGTTTCCATTCGGAGTTTTGAATTGCCAGCTTGGTTGAAAATCTTTCTTCTGTTTATAGAAATCATTGGTATCGTGTTTCTTTGTACAACACTATGTGTATTGATTTGGTTGCGACGGAATCTAAGAAAAGATCGAGTGCTAACGCAAATAAATCTTACACTTTCATTGATTCTTCTCCACGTATCTATGCTCATTGCAGGGCAGGTTCATCGCATTGAAGGATTATGTGTAACGATGACACTACTCTCCCATTTTTTCTTAATATCTTCGGCAATGTGGATGATTAACGAAGGATGGGTGTTGTATAAGAAAACATGCGGATCTGCTCTCAATTTTGACATCACTAAGCTACGACGATGGCTTTTGTTGACGGGTTGGATTATCCCTCTCCTATACGTACTAATTTGTTTAGGTATTGGATTAGGACTTGAGATTTATATAGATACATCAAAAGGATACCAAGCTACGGTCGAGAgacaaaatcaaattgaaaaagtGAACAAGTATGATCGGTGCTGGCTCGGCACAGAAACCCTGATGGTTCTCTCTTCAATTGTACCTCTCTCCCTGGCCTTGATAGTCAGTGTGTATTTCATAGTTCGTGTGTCACGGGTAATTTGGTTCATGAATGTACATTCACGTGACATGAGACCTTCTGATGCAGCTGCCAAACGAGAACCTCTTCAAGCAACTCTCCGCGCAGTTGCTCTTCTTCTACCAGTGTTAGGAATTCCGTGGATTCTCGCTTTCTTTGTCAATATACCTGGGGCAGAGGTCGCATTTGCTGCAATACACGGCGTGGCCAATGGACTGCAAGGCGtgtttttatttgcaatatatattgTAACGAATGGCGAAGCTAGAACGACTGCGAAACGACGGGTTTCCAGAAAATCGATGTCGTCTTCACTCAGTTTCAGCTTCTCTGTATCATCTTCTGCTCTTTCAGTCAAGAAAGGAAAATCGCATAAAGGAAAGTCTGGAACATACAGCGAAAACCATACAACAGAAACTGGCAATGACTCGTAATACTTATTTCTAATATTGACTTCTACCtctagatatttttttatttcgattaaAATTTGATACAGGCTGATGAAAGTCTGATTAAAAAGAAAATGCAAACAGTCTCCGGTGTACGTATGTACACTAACTTTAGAGCAATAGCATACAGACACACACCAGTAAAACAGCTGGAAAAAAACTGTAAATGAACTGTAAAATTTTCACGTTAcagaattgaaaattatacacaaCTGGAAAGAAAAGACGAAAAATTGTTTACATTATACTATAAAGAGTTATTACAATGCTCTATGAAAACATTGTCTGGTATTATTCAGTTGTTTTAAAAGTACTgttaatatttgtatatatgatGTACAGATTTACTTCTCATTGCATTCGTTTGtctcatttaattttttgtcattCGTGAAAAACATCTAACCAATCGTGATTGGGATTGTtaagaaatatatttcaataaataacaaGCGTTTTGTGATATTTATGACATCTATATAAATAAGAACCGAATAAAGAGGCGGCGAGACGTACAGACTCATTGCAAGATATTTTATCCAAGAACCGCCAAAAACAGCAAGTAGTTTTGACATTAGCGGACTTGAGGCAGTTGGTGTTTCCAGTAGAATTTGTTTGTTTGCATTATTGACGGCTTTTCCCGAAAGCTACTGAAACTAAGAATAACTGTGTCTGTATGACGGGTAATTTGGTTCATGAATGTACATTCACGTGACATGAGACCTTCTGATGCAGCTGCCAAACGAGAACCTCTTCAAGCAACTCTCCGCGCAGTTGCTCTTCTTCTACCAGTGTTAGGAATTCCGTGGATTCTCGCTTTCTTTGTCAATATACCTGGGGCAGAGGTCGCATTTGCTGCAATACACGGCGTGGCCAATGGACTGCAAGGCGtgtttttatttgcaatatatattgTAACGAATGGCGAAGCTAGAACGTCTGCGAAACGACGGGTTTCCAGAAAATCGATGTCGTCTTCACTCAGTTTCAGCTTCTCTGTATCATCTTCTGCTCTTTCAGTCAAGAAAGGAAAATCGCATAAAGGAAAGTCTGGAACATACAGCGAAAACCATACAACAGAAACTGGCAATGACTCGTAATACTTATTTCTAATATTGACTTCTACCtctagatatttttttatttcgattaaAATTTGATACAGGCTGATGAAAGTCTGATTAAAAAGAAAATGCAAACAGTCTCCGGTGTACGTATGTACACTAACTTTAGAGCAATAGCATACAGACACATACAAGTAAAACAGCTGgaaaaaaaactgtaaatgAACTGTAAAATTTTCACGTTAcagaattgaaaattatacacaaCTGGAAAGAAAAGACGAAAAATTGTTTACATTATATATAAAGAGTTATTACAATGCTCTATGAAAACATTGTCTGGTATTATTCAGTTGTTTTAAAAGTACTgttaatatttgtatatatgatGTACAGATTTACTTCTCATTGCATTCGTTTGtctcatttaattttttgtcattCGTGAAAAACATCTAACCAATCGTGATTGGGATTGTtaagaaatatatttcaataaataacaaGCGTTTTGTGATATTTATGACATCTATATAAATAAGAACCGAATAAAGAGGCGGCGAGACGTATAGACTCATTGCAAGATATTTTATCCAAGAACCGCCAAAAACAGCAAGTAGTTTTGACATTAGCGGACTTGAGGCAGTTGGTGTTTCCAGTAGAATTTGTTTGTTTGCATTATTGACGGCTTTTCCCGAAAGCTACTGAAACTAAGAATAACTGTGTCTGTATGACGGTAGGTTATGTGTCAGTATAATGGTACGAGGCTCGAAGCATTACGCAGTACTCTCGTAGGAGCATCGCGTCAATCGTGAATACAGTACTCACCACAAAAACGAGGAAGTATGCATTCACGTGACAAACTGGGCAAGGTAGAGAGATTAACCTTCATTTCGGTCCACAGACGTTATATTTGAACGTCTGGGGTGGTTAGACCAGGAGCGCAGTCTGGTAGCCATGACCATGAATTAGTGCGATATTTTTTCGACTAGCGAAAAAAGATCTTTGACGAAAGGATTCCAAAAATTTGACACgtgtagcctatatatatatatatatatacaacgaTCGAATTCTGTTCAAAAGTCCGTTGTGCTCATCCGATTCATCTTAAATCTATGTCGATCCAATCCACACAATACTATTTCAATCACCACAGTTGGATCAGCGGTATAGCTGACGGAAATGAGGATAAATTACGATTTTACATAATATAAAAGTTCACCGGCAGTTGATAAAGTTATACCAGTGATTTTTAACCGGTCAAATTGTCGTTCATCAAATCTTTATGATTGACAAAGTCGAAATGGGAATTCACTGGTCATGTACTTGGTCTGTGATGAATGTTGTTCAATAATAAGAATTCACAGCGCGAAACCTAAAACATCCGTTCTCAACCGGGGGGTTGCAAAGCATTTTCACGGGGTGTaagaaactttttattttttcggtATTTGAACTTTACATTGCAAACTAGAAGGATGTGGTTACCGGCAAAGGCATCGTTAGCTAGCTAGGAACAACTCTTCGCAGAGGGAGTATTTTTGTTCCGGTATATTTAAATGGTAGTATGGCTAAATCAGGAAAGTACTCCTAAAGTTATCTAGGTTGGGGTTTACTTCGGTTACttgtacagctcatgttggttagagttactagCTAACTCACTGTTgtaaattgatttcaaaataaatataaacgattatggaagggaatacaagagagaagtgcagaaaacaaaCTATTGCGTGATTGAGATGGCATTCCCGAAAAATTTTCGTGTCCTTAAAACtctgcaactgcattactctctATGTTTTTATCTACATATTCTtgttattaagtctcgtaacaaGAGTGTAGCTCGAAAGATAAAACCAGTAGTttgtgtatttctttgaaagttacaaaatataaacccaatgtaaaatctcgaAAAATGTTGCCCACTCCTGCACTATACTTAGCGACGAAAACATCAAAGTTTGAACGCCAATTGCCGCAGAAACATTCACAGCGAGTGGAAAACGACTTATTTTTCTTCGAAAGACAAGAACTTTCTCTGTAGGGACAAAAATCGGATTGGAAACTTGTAGTTCAAAACAACAATGTATTACGGTTGTCGCAATGTAGGGATCCGTGAATACATTGGCAAACCAAAAGGGGTCGTCCGCAGGCAAAAACGGTTGAGAAGCACTTCTCTAAAATTTCCAAATCCTGTTTGGATGTCAGTAGTGGTAGTTTGCAAACGCTATTTTTACTGCACGTTGTATCAATCTTTACTGCCATGAAGAATAGATATTTGAAAAGCAAAACTGAGGTAAACACCTCAGAAATTTATAACCCGCGAAGCAAAACTGTGTGTTTTCATAGATCATGTAAAAACTTGTCCTCATCGAAAA
The sequence above is a segment of the Styela clava chromosome 7, kaStyClav1.hap1.2, whole genome shotgun sequence genome. Coding sequences within it:
- the LOC120328885 gene encoding uncharacterized protein LOC120328885: MRLITLYLAFPFILVVFAVVTEGNKNETCVPTPGSKYVFCGQMRKTPKKAREICKRIGGNLASINSDDDQRDVEKAMGSKPNCDKLGGGSRDLVYIGLSDREDDGKWIWENGKPLLKTGFTNWFKQTGFCKQQPNGNCVRGGKIIPDQDYTAIQRCEGISYGRWFDVIGDRAHAFICEITEHSKNDNKAGYDIFSTTEPQTQSRYFQSSGTMSRSYETSVSVRYFNHTKESSIPLYVSPTTSQQTKKSAFQMGADNRRNLETTSVIIDQKPRDAEDRKLNSRPNVASTHDMPVSGRSSPDHISPTTYFSKIDDEKVFEVSYRRILNFDNSKTSIDKRTDATPGSSVKNSKNSVESGNSFESSSTTASTQQTTSFGETNNEVTGVGNRRIIIFDNSKTSIDKKTDATPRSSVQNSKNSVESGNNFESSSTTVSTRQTTSFSETNNEETKQPDNAIQFSTPNVGNTEQAGGDSHVGKSEGSVEDMLECLILSLQTDEMSRDLFSKRCPGSSTRFILNSNPIEIFEETVALPFAKLIMKSNINSPISAKTPGIDMTITPVRQMQRSSDLHVSFTSEESCKTCDSVTVDGSDFYQEDRSAVLVSAILKKNLLKSSGVYDYKYVKEKGKRNSYYNTADFFEESTSVMSVTLFVSNKTKDGDSVSPLSVSTSMVFDIRNDTSEVLFQNQGRQVISANRKCVFYSNAEKAWSDYGCTTIYSNDGGVRCESNHTTIFAVMVSIRSFELPAWLKIFLLFIEIIGIVFLCTTLCVLIWLRRNLRKDRVLTQINLTLSLILLHVSMLIAGQVHRIEGLCVTMTLLSHFFLISSAMWMINEGWVLYKKTCGSALNFDITKLRRWLLLTGWIIPLLYVLICLGIGLGLEIYIDTSKGYQATVERQNQIEKVNKYDRCWLGTETLMVLSSIVPLSLALIVSVYFIVRVSRVIWFMNVHSRDMRPSDAAAKREPLQATLRAVALLLPVLGIPWILAFFVNIPGAEVAFAAIHGVANGLQGVFLFAIYIVTNGEARTTAKRRVSRKSMSSSLSFSFSVSSSALSVKKGKSHKGKSGTYSENHTTETGNDS